The sequence AATGAAGCCGAGAAAACAATCAAGCAACTTCTTAAGCAGGGTGGGAATAAGAAAGCCTTAAGTGAATGTGCTGTCGATTACAAAGGGATTTTGATACTTGATATACCACAAGCCACTAGGGCTGTGAGGGGAGACCCCAAATTTGCAGATGATGCGGTAAGTGATTGTGCTGTTGAGGCTGATATTTGTGAGAATCGCTTCAATGGGAAATCACCACTCACCCATGTGAATAATGGTATGCGTGATGTGGCGAATGTGGCAAGGGCCATTATTAGGACTTTGCTCTAGGTACTCATTATTTCCTGTTTgactagagagaaaaaaaaaacgtgtcATTAACAAACTGTCCAAATATAAAAGGATAATGAGAGACATTATTGTATGAAAATGAAGTCTATTTGAATGAATGTTATTGGAAATTGTTTGTTCAGGCATTTTCTGTGTTAGTGTGATAATTAAGGTTGGACGAACCAACAGAATTCATACATCTATactagtttgtttaatttggtTATGATGCTCAACAGAGATTTAGCTAGGATGAAAAAGAACTCATTTTGTTTtaagatttttgttttcttgtttaaattaagtttctaaaataccaaacacttaaattttgttttcttgtcctatttttttttaaaaaaatactaatatcgATCATATCATTTAAAGAATAATAGGGtaattgtataaaattttaaaaattaacatcaattatttatattacaaaATTCTAACGTCTTATTCTATGGAagttattaaaatgaatttttaatttcttacccATGGTCATCAAGGAATCGTATTGTAACTGATGACTGGGGCAACAAGCAACAGAGTGGCAGACCTATATGTGGATTGGGGGTGTATTTGActcctttaaatttttataatttcaaaacaGAAATTTAAACAactgaaaaatgaaattttaatttccttctaaaaagtaaaaaattagaattttctttttgatagaAGAATCTTCCATAGGGGCATGTAGAACTGTACCTACACccctaattttataattttaacccCTGCTGTTAAGTTTTCAATCGTtctcaaattatattttgtgttaGTAAAATTTTTAACCCCTAACCTTttctaaaattcaatttttagtccttaaacaaAAGTTTGTTGGGTTAAGATccctaaactattttttaaagaaatttagctTTTAGTTCCTAAGCAAAAAGTAAATTGATCAATGTCCGTcaacttttatttgttaaaGTTTTTAgtcactaaaatttaaaaaatttcaatttttagttcctaaaatcactataaagaaataaaaattatgggTTCAAGCTtttatttaggaaaaaaaaactgaattttCTAAAAGTATAGGATCTCAACTAGTCGTCAAACAAAAGTTTTGGGACCACAAATcttaatggaaaaaaatgagGGATCTTCAGACATCAAACATTTggttagagactaaaaaattgaatttcaaaaaagtttaattactaAGAACTCAATTAacccttttatcttttattgacTATTTTTTTCGACAATTGGTATCCTTTTCAGCTCATTGGATACTTTTATTCTCTATTcaactaaatattttatttccttttcagCTCACCAAACTTGATTTTATagtattaatgtttttatttgaatatgtaCGGCGATAATAATTATTGAGAGAGGCGCTTCAAGTTCAACAGAATCTTCGTTAGAATATGATCATAAAAGCCTCAAAAATTAAAGttggaaatttaaattaaaaatcaagtgcacT comes from Glycine soja cultivar W05 chromosome 20, ASM419377v2, whole genome shotgun sequence and encodes:
- the LOC114401239 gene encoding cell wall / vacuolar inhibitor of fructosidase 1-like codes for the protein MLNLKHLSIICSILVVAIISMSACHCRVLQPNDLKLIEETCKRTPKPNLCLQLLKGDPRAPSADTASLALILVDVIKAKANEAEKTIKQLLKQGGNKKALSECAVDYKGILILDIPQATRAVRGDPKFADDAVSDCAVEADICENRFNGKSPLTHVNNGMRDVANVARAIIRTLL